A genome region from Triticum aestivum cultivar Chinese Spring chromosome 2B, IWGSC CS RefSeq v2.1, whole genome shotgun sequence includes the following:
- the LOC123039402 gene encoding ethylene-responsive transcription factor 1B-like: MEQHFAVTSPPGSYYQHHRYAAAPSSDFDMSDMDDMAFLSTLLESTDRASCSDPSLSSSSSSSDMTGVGAAAPHVPVGSSSPKGRGHQATAAMPIMAKDFIGVRTRPWGKFAAEIRDSTRNGARVWLGTFGSPEAAAMAYDQAAFSARGDAAVLNFPVERVRESLRALALGAVVGSPVLELKRRHRMRRRSPDKKPVKQPRVAAVKEDARPATAGVVVLEDLGAEYLEELLWVSEPPMDHFHTTATSSF; the protein is encoded by the coding sequence ATGGAGCAGCATTTCGCCGTCACCTCCCCGCCGGGATCCTACTACCAGCACCACCGCTACGCCGCCGCACCGTCGTCTGACTTCGACATGAGCGACATGGACGACATGGCCTTCCTCAGCACCCTCTTGGAGTCCACGGATCGTGCCTCCTGCTCTGACCCCTCTCTCTCTTCAAGCTCGTCCTCCTCCGACATGACGGGCGTGGGGGCTGCTGCACCACATGTGCCCGTGGGCAGCAGCTCGCCGAAGGGCCGCGGTCACCAAGCCACGGCAGCCATGCCCATTATGGCCAAGGATTTCATCGGGGTGCGCACGCGCCCGTGGGGCAAGTTCGCGGCCGAGATCCGGGACTCGACGCGGAACGGCGCCCGCGTGTGGCTCGGCACCTTCGGCAGCCCGGAGGCGGCCGCCATGGCCTACGACCAGGCCGCCTTCTCCGCGCGCGGTGACGCCGCAGTGCTCAACTTCCCCGTCGAGCGCGTCCGGGAGTCGCTCCGCGCGCTCGCGCTCGGCGCCGTCGTGGGCTCGCCCGTGCTCGAGCTCAAGCGCCGCCACCGCATGCGCAGGCGGTCGCCCGATAAGAAGCCTGTGAAACAGCCCCGGGTCGCCGCCGTGAAGGAGGACGCACGGCCGGCAACGGCGGGCGTGGTGGTGCTGGAGGACCTGGGCGCCGAGTACCTGGAGGAGCTCCTCTGGGTGTCCGAGCCGCCCATGGATCATTTCCATACAACGGCGACGTCGTCGTTCTGA